Within the Catalinimonas niigatensis genome, the region CAAGCCCGTCGTTGTTAAAATCTCCAATTCCAACACCTCCTCCGTTGTAGATGTATTCTTCCTTAAGAATATTTAAGGTATCGTTTTCAGTAATTCTATTGGAAAAACGGACGTTGGATTCGCCGGGTGGTACTAATTGAAAAAGAGTAGGGGCTTCATCTTTACACGAGGCTAATAAAATAATTGAAGTGAGTGCGAAAGTAAAGTATTTTAATGCTTTCATGGAATCATGAAGGGTTTATGAACCTGATATTTTTGCTAAGGGTTTCTTCGTTTTTCCTACTTTAAATTTTCTTCAATTTAAAGTAATAACCCTATAGCGCTAAGCTTATTGTTATATCCTTCCGGGAAGGTAAAGGACAAATATACGTGTGTATAAAGAGTTATAAAATATTGTCTCCAAAAAGCCTATTGCATAAATGAACAAAAGCTTACTTGAGCATCTTCTTTTAATGAGTTTAACAGGATTTTACAAACTCTACTTAAAAAAATAAGTCAGGCACAAAGTCCTGACTTATCTACAATATCAAAGGTTTATACTAAAATTAATTGTACCCAGGGTTTTGAATCAGCACACTGCTGCTTCCATCTGAACCTTCTGCCTGCTGCAAATCAATTTGATTCTGAGGAATGGGCAGATATTCATCCTGATTGGGAGTAAAAGTAGATCCACTACCCAAGTTAGTCGGTAATATATTACCTTCAAAGTCCAAATAAGCATTAATTACTGATTCTGCAATGCCCCAACGTACCAGGTCAAAGAAGCGCTGTCCTTCTAAAGCCAGCTCTAGTTTTCTCTCAAAACGTACTGCTCTGCGTGCTTCATCCTGGCTACCCCAAGGTGAATCATACGTACCAATAACATAATTGGCAGCAGGATTCCCCGTATCAGGATCAACAACGACTGTATTACCAGCTCTTTCCCTCACCATATTGACATACATTCGGGCAGTTTCCAGGCTTCCTACTTCAATTTCAGCTTCAGCAGCCATCAACAGTACATCTGAGAAACGCATGATCATAAAGTTAATGGAGTGGTAACCGGGTGTCCATGAACTTCCATCCTGATAGGTACCTTTATCCGCTTCATAGTATGAGTACTTCTTTTGCGTATAAGGTCCGCCAAAACTCTGGTCACGTATCCAAGCATCACCGGGATGCTCCTGCCAGTCTAAGAACATGATACCACGGCGCCCAATGCTATGATCCAAGCGGGGATCAAGAGGTCCGGCATCAGGTGTAAAAGGCTGCGATGACAATAAGCCATAATCATCTTTTACTGCATTGTTAGGATTATTGTAAGAACCATCCAGCAGTGGAAGCCCACTGGCATTGGTACGGTAAGAGTTGACTAGCTCAAAGCTAGGTTGGAAGAAACCACAGCACTCCCCAGGACCGGAAGGACCGGTATTGTAGGGATAGTTCATTGCAATCTCATGGTTGGTATTGTTGATACTACCGGTATTGGCTGCTGCCTGGAATGCAAAAATTGTTTCTTTATGATTTTCATTGGGCCCTTTGAATACATCTTCAAAGTTTTCTACCAAACCATATTTCAAACCATTAGAGGTCTGACCATTAGCAATGATATCATCATAGAGTGTCTTTGCTTCAGTAAATTTATCCTGATACATATAGGTTCTGGCTAAGAAAGCTGCTGCTGCCCATTTGTTTACTCGGCCCACCTGGTCGTGAGTTTCAGGTAGATTATTCATGGCATACTGAAATTCAGCTTCAATGTTAGGCCATATCTCTACAGTATTAGGAACCAATACTGCTTCTGCATCCGTCATGGTTTCGTCAACCCAGGGTACATTTAAGAAAGCCCTTCTTAACTCGAAGTAGTATAGCCCTCTAAGAAATCTTCCTTCTGCTGCCAAAGGCGCTTTTTGTTCTTCTGTATACCCCTCAAAAGCAGCAAGGTTGGCCAAAAAGATATTGGCACGAGAAATACCTTCATAGCTTCCTCTCCATTTACTGAAATGTTCAGGATCGGTAGGCGTCTGCTCAAAACGGGCATAAGGAATAATTGTTGCAAAATCCCCTGCGTCAGATCCTTTGTTGGCATCTCCTCCACGGATACTGCCCCAAAGCCAATTAGCCTGACCACTAAACCAGCCCAACGCGTCATTACCGTTCAAGGCAGCATATACCCCAATCAGTAGTCCGTCAAGCCCATCTTCTGAAAGCAACTGAGGTCCTGACACCTGACCTGTCACCGGTACTTCCAAAAACTTATCTTCATTACAGGCAATTGCAGTGAACAGCACGCAAAAGAGTGTAAGATAGGTAATCTTTTTTCTAAATATATTTTTCATATGTATGTCTTTCTTTATTCAAAGTGCATTAAAAACCTAAATTAACCCCCAAATTGAAACCACGCGGTACAGGAATATTTCCCTGGTCAATTCCGAATGATGTATCAGCTGCACCACCTACGCCAGGATCAAGCCCCGAATAATTGGAAATCGTAAAGAGGTTGGTAGCCTGTGCATACACCCTCAATCTGTTAATTCCTATGTTTTCCAACACATAGAGCGGAAAGTTGTAACCAATCTGTAGGTTGGTCAACCTGGCATAATTACCATTCTCTACATAATAGGAATTAGGAATGGTATTGGTGCTGAAGTTAGATATGTTTTCATAAATGGGTACAGTATTGCCTCCATTACCCCCAAGTTCCTGAGGTACAAATGAGTCTTTCACGTTTGCGCCTTTAGCAGCTCCGGTAAACGAAGGGTAAAAATCGGTAAACCACTTTGCGGCATGAAAATTCTCAAATCCGGTCATGATCAACAGGAAGGTCTCCAGTTCCCAATTCCGGTAGGTTAACTTTAGGTTTAAGCCTCCGGTAAAATCAGGTACAGGGTCTCCCAGGTAGGTTCTGTCATCAGGAGTGATTTCTCCATCAGGCACACCTTCCGGACCACTGTTATCTTCATATCTGAAACGACCTATGCCTTTACCGATCTGTTCAGGAGAGTTATCCACTTCTGCCTGATCCTGATAAAGACCCACTACTTTGTAGCCAAAGAAGGAAGACATGGGGCGACCAGCCTGGTTACGTACTACATTACCAAAACGGGTATTACCGCCTTCAAAGAAAGGCACACCAGGTGCGATATCCACAATCTCATTTCTCAGGAAAGCTGCATTGGCAGTCACTTCCAGATTCAGGTCAGTGCCAATGTTGGTACGGGTGATCAGTTGTAGATCTATTCCTTCATTCCTCATGTCGGCAATATTCACTGAAGGAACTGCAGATTGTGGTCCTACTACAGAAGGAAGAGGCAGTGCATACAATAAGCCTTCGGTATCTTTTCTCCAGAAGTCTACCACCACATCAAGGGCACCTCCGAATAAGGAACCATCAAGACCGATGTTAGAGGTAACGGCTGTTTCCCACTGGGCATTGGGGTTACCCACCC harbors:
- a CDS encoding RagB/SusD family nutrient uptake outer membrane protein, producing MKNIFRKKITYLTLFCVLFTAIACNEDKFLEVPVTGQVSGPQLLSEDGLDGLLIGVYAALNGNDALGWFSGQANWLWGSIRGGDANKGSDAGDFATIIPYARFEQTPTDPEHFSKWRGSYEGISRANIFLANLAAFEGYTEEQKAPLAAEGRFLRGLYYFELRRAFLNVPWVDETMTDAEAVLVPNTVEIWPNIEAEFQYAMNNLPETHDQVGRVNKWAAAAFLARTYMYQDKFTEAKTLYDDIIANGQTSNGLKYGLVENFEDVFKGPNENHKETIFAFQAAANTGSINNTNHEIAMNYPYNTGPSGPGECCGFFQPSFELVNSYRTNASGLPLLDGSYNNPNNAVKDDYGLLSSQPFTPDAGPLDPRLDHSIGRRGIMFLDWQEHPGDAWIRDQSFGGPYTQKKYSYYEADKGTYQDGSSWTPGYHSINFMIMRFSDVLLMAAEAEIEVGSLETARMYVNMVRERAGNTVVVDPDTGNPAANYVIGTYDSPWGSQDEARRAVRFERKLELALEGQRFFDLVRWGIAESVINAYLDFEGNILPTNLGSGSTFTPNQDEYLPIPQNQIDLQQAEGSDGSSSVLIQNPGYN